A section of the Bacillus spongiae genome encodes:
- a CDS encoding spore germination protein, translating into MFKLLKQWLNKNSTHNQFKPHQQSQSNENNKKPTFDHINEQFANCADISKEEYLHINIKTLYFEYMVDKQLVVSEVTSRFKELDEESISSFLRQSQFKPCDDSKEVVKAVLDGKIAIFHEHDVFIYSATKLESRSIQTAESETIITGPHDALNENLQTNLSLIRRRVKSSHLKILELSIGEIGKTKLYLLYLDGIANQDMISDVKERIENVEIDAVYDVNMLVQLIDEFPNSPFPQFYTTELPDVVASKLTEGKIVGMMENSPYAFSAPTSFFDFFQSSDDYNQRWLIGTASRILRFIALFITLTFTAFYVSIITFHYEMVPDLLLISIISSRSHVPFPPLMEALLMEFTIELLREAGARLPTKIGQTIGIVGGIVIGSASVAAGITSNILIIAVSISAISSFVIPSYVMSNSVRIVRFGFILLGGLLGNLGIMFGATLLIIHLTGLTNLKSPYFWPISPASPSGWKDTIIRGPLSLFNTRPNITLSSNEKRQQSGQ; encoded by the coding sequence ATGTTTAAGTTATTAAAACAATGGCTGAATAAGAATTCAACCCACAATCAATTTAAACCTCACCAACAAAGTCAGTCGAATGAAAATAATAAAAAGCCTACTTTTGATCATATTAATGAACAATTTGCTAATTGTGCAGATATTTCGAAAGAGGAGTATTTACATATCAATATTAAAACTCTTTATTTTGAGTATATGGTGGACAAGCAATTAGTAGTAAGTGAGGTAACATCAAGGTTTAAGGAATTAGATGAGGAATCGATTTCTTCCTTCCTTAGGCAGAGTCAGTTCAAGCCGTGTGATGATAGTAAAGAGGTAGTTAAGGCCGTTCTGGATGGAAAAATAGCCATATTTCATGAACATGATGTATTTATCTATTCTGCTACAAAGTTAGAATCACGTTCTATCCAAACAGCGGAATCAGAGACCATTATCACAGGCCCCCATGATGCGTTGAATGAAAATCTTCAAACCAATTTATCTTTAATAAGAAGAAGAGTAAAAAGTTCACACTTAAAAATACTTGAGCTTTCAATCGGTGAAATAGGAAAAACAAAATTGTATCTATTATACCTAGATGGAATTGCTAATCAGGATATGATTTCCGATGTTAAAGAAAGGATAGAGAATGTTGAAATAGATGCTGTTTATGATGTTAATATGCTCGTGCAATTAATAGATGAATTTCCAAATTCACCATTCCCTCAGTTTTATACAACAGAGCTACCTGATGTTGTTGCTTCAAAATTAACGGAAGGTAAAATTGTAGGAATGATGGAGAATAGCCCCTATGCTTTTAGTGCACCTACTAGTTTTTTTGATTTTTTTCAGTCGTCAGATGATTATAACCAACGCTGGTTAATCGGGACTGCCTCTAGAATATTACGTTTCATAGCATTATTTATTACACTGACGTTTACTGCTTTTTATGTTTCTATTATTACATTTCATTATGAAATGGTGCCGGACCTACTATTAATAAGTATTATATCCTCAAGAAGTCATGTTCCTTTTCCTCCTCTTATGGAAGCCTTGTTAATGGAGTTTACGATTGAGTTACTAAGAGAGGCAGGAGCTCGATTACCGACGAAGATTGGACAAACAATTGGGATCGTTGGCGGTATTGTCATCGGCTCTGCTTCAGTTGCAGCGGGAATTACCAGTAATATACTGATTATTGCAGTGTCAATATCTGCTATTTCCTCATTTGTTATTCCTAGCTATGTTATGAGTAATTCTGTTCGAATCGTTCGATTTGGATTTATTTTATTAGGAGGTCTTTTAGGTAACCTTGGGATTATGTTTGGGGCTACCTTGTTAATTATTCACCTTACGGGTTTAACGAATTTAAAATCACCATATTTTTGGCCAATTTCCCCAGCTAGTCCTAGTGGGTGGAAAGATACGATTATCCGCGGACCACTTTCATTATTTAACACTCGCCCGAATATAACACTATCTTCTAATGAAAAGCGACAACAAAGCGGACAATAA
- a CDS encoding DinB family protein: MNKSQIVQEKERYIDWVYTLKNMSDALWYKPFKEESWATADVIAHLIHWDQFVIENRIPYFINDEALPNIAVDVEAINKEASEYARGGVLKDELIDKFIFERRQLITSITTLPATTFDQPFAGRETIKIGDYFVSTIDHDLHHQKQIVEFIKSEGRN; the protein is encoded by the coding sequence ATGAATAAAAGTCAAATTGTACAGGAAAAAGAACGCTATATCGATTGGGTATATACATTAAAAAATATGTCAGATGCATTGTGGTATAAACCGTTTAAAGAAGAATCTTGGGCGACAGCGGATGTCATCGCCCATTTAATCCATTGGGATCAATTTGTGATAGAAAATCGCATTCCTTATTTTATAAATGATGAAGCTTTACCTAATATAGCAGTGGATGTTGAAGCAATCAATAAAGAAGCAAGTGAATACGCAAGGGGAGGCGTATTAAAGGACGAGCTAATTGATAAATTTATCTTCGAGCGGAGGCAATTAATTACAAGCATAACCACGCTCCCAGCTACAACGTTTGATCAACCCTTTGCAGGAAGAGAAACCATAAAGATTGGTGATTATTTTGTGAGCACCATCGATCATGACTTACATCATCAAAAACAAATTGTAGAATTTATAAAAAGTGAAGGAAGGAACTAA
- a CDS encoding histidine phosphatase family protein yields MTTTVYMVRHAKSPFIFGEEKTRKLSEEGVYDAKRVMELLREKDIDMIVSSPYTRAVQTVQQLAEKKGLPIFEYEVFKERAIKGLDYKLPEQDILNAIKLSFEDKLYCLQGGESTFEAQSRAIPTFKQLLQQNKNIVMGTHGNIMTIIMNYFDERYGYDFWKSTSKPDIYELTFERNHLKDVQRIWAY; encoded by the coding sequence TTGACCACTACAGTTTATATGGTTCGTCATGCGAAATCTCCTTTTATTTTTGGAGAAGAAAAGACGAGAAAATTATCAGAAGAAGGAGTATATGACGCGAAAAGGGTAATGGAATTATTACGCGAAAAGGACATTGATATGATCGTCTCTAGTCCTTATACAAGGGCTGTTCAAACAGTTCAACAACTAGCGGAAAAGAAAGGATTACCAATCTTTGAATATGAAGTATTTAAAGAAAGAGCAATAAAAGGACTAGATTATAAGCTTCCTGAACAGGATATTCTAAACGCGATTAAGCTCTCTTTTGAAGACAAACTTTATTGTTTACAGGGTGGGGAATCTACGTTCGAAGCGCAAAGTAGAGCTATCCCCACATTCAAACAATTATTGCAACAAAATAAGAACATCGTTATGGGCACACATGGAAATATTATGACTATTATAATGAACTACTTCGATGAACGTTACGGTTATGATTTTTGGAAAAGTACTTCAAAGCCGGATATTTATGAATTAACGTTTGAACGTAATCACTTAAAGGATGTACAAAGAATTTGGGCTTATTAA
- a CDS encoding vanadium-dependent haloperoxidase has product MEFEKWLKTFAFGVEPGEFEFDQYKKDSFDCYCKKSPCVCKSEYLKWNEIPYAGEKEPPTNPEEPYSGSWTMYNLKRHRSLFFTKPEGEPAYFTILNPNYIDFEKQLELVLKTKEKLDPNKKTIARYWGTGVATKQWVPIIDRLIDTYHVTAPRAARILAAAHSAMNDAFVVTWYYKFLWSVARPNQYDRDLATIVCTPRHPTYPSGHAAIAGCAAEILKYYFPAESERLDELADEAALSRLYALVHFPIDNSVGLSLGKQVARVAINKLRQQTNSQGDSIDTLYTEPLGAEIPPAPYPEGQTIPFEFDLSSTSLIQKEKKEIGGRGVERRREEFRKKKDGND; this is encoded by the coding sequence TTGGAGTTTGAAAAATGGTTAAAGACCTTTGCTTTTGGAGTAGAACCGGGAGAGTTTGAATTCGATCAATATAAAAAGGATTCCTTTGATTGCTATTGTAAAAAGTCACCATGTGTGTGTAAATCTGAGTATTTAAAATGGAATGAAATACCCTATGCAGGGGAAAAAGAACCACCTACGAATCCTGAAGAACCTTACTCCGGCTCATGGACGATGTATAATTTGAAACGCCATCGCAGCCTCTTTTTCACGAAACCAGAAGGAGAACCCGCCTATTTTACTATTCTTAATCCAAATTACATTGATTTTGAAAAGCAGCTTGAACTTGTCTTAAAAACAAAGGAAAAATTAGACCCTAATAAAAAAACGATCGCACGCTATTGGGGTACTGGTGTCGCGACAAAACAATGGGTGCCCATTATTGATCGACTAATTGATACTTATCACGTCACAGCACCAAGAGCAGCCAGAATTTTAGCTGCTGCCCATTCGGCTATGAATGATGCATTTGTTGTGACGTGGTATTACAAATTCCTTTGGTCCGTAGCAAGGCCGAACCAATATGACAGAGACCTTGCCACTATTGTATGTACACCGAGACATCCTACGTATCCGTCTGGCCATGCTGCTATCGCAGGGTGTGCAGCTGAAATATTAAAATACTATTTTCCTGCAGAATCCGAGCGGTTAGATGAATTAGCAGACGAAGCTGCCTTATCACGGTTGTATGCACTTGTTCATTTTCCCATCGATAATAGTGTGGGACTGAGTTTAGGAAAGCAGGTCGCCAGAGTGGCCATAAATAAATTGAGACAACAAACGAACTCACAAGGAGATTCAATTGATACCCTATATACTGAACCTTTAGGCGCAGAGATTCCTCCTGCACCGTATCCTGAAGGTCAAACGATTCCGTTTGAATTTGACCTTTCCAGTACATCGTTAATCCAGAAAGAAAAAAAAGAGATAGGGGGGAGAGGAGTAGAACGGAGGAGAGAAGAATTTCGAAAGAAAAAAGACGGAAATGATTAA
- a CDS encoding RNA ligase, with protein sequence MLTKDNYMIEVEKKFITRRNHPSFSNLVILNYTDKATYEKRWNDMTLNCRGLIIDEITGEIVARPFPKFFNFGEFPEYEIDIPFEETPEFTIKLDGSLGISYKVNGKIYWATRGSFESDQAKAAQTIWNNKYSHVNIPNEITLLVEIIDPVTKVVVDYSGLSDLIIIGAVNRFTGEDYSYSELVQLSHSLGMNVTEQKLLTIEEAVNLKQTIDFNQEGWVLRWSNGKRIKIKGDQYMEIHKIAYGLSDKLKTEYWKDGKMNELIVKMPEEFRTEIEQFNEDLNKQLNNLNYLVEEYLTTSKNNSQDRKSFAIHLTKNAPKEYFSLVFKGYDNKLSLDDIREHIYRNYRDYVFNGVK encoded by the coding sequence ATGCTGACGAAAGACAACTATATGATTGAAGTAGAAAAGAAGTTTATTACGAGAAGAAATCATCCATCGTTTTCTAATTTAGTCATTCTTAATTATACAGATAAGGCAACCTATGAAAAAAGATGGAATGATATGACCCTTAATTGTAGAGGATTAATTATTGATGAAATCACTGGAGAAATTGTTGCAAGACCCTTTCCTAAATTCTTTAACTTCGGAGAATTTCCTGAGTATGAAATAGATATCCCTTTTGAAGAAACGCCAGAATTTACTATAAAGCTAGATGGGTCATTAGGTATAAGCTATAAGGTAAATGGTAAAATCTATTGGGCGACTAGAGGTTCATTTGAATCCGATCAGGCAAAAGCGGCTCAAACGATATGGAATAATAAATATTCTCATGTTAACATTCCAAATGAAATCACTCTCTTAGTTGAAATCATCGACCCTGTAACAAAAGTCGTCGTAGACTATAGTGGTCTTTCTGATTTAATTATCATCGGTGCTGTCAATCGATTTACTGGGGAGGATTACAGTTATAGTGAATTAGTACAATTAAGCCATTCACTTGGCATGAATGTAACGGAACAAAAACTATTAACTATTGAGGAAGCAGTAAATCTCAAACAAACGATTGATTTTAATCAAGAAGGTTGGGTGCTTAGGTGGTCGAATGGGAAACGAATTAAAATTAAAGGCGATCAGTACATGGAAATTCATAAAATAGCCTATGGACTTTCTGATAAACTCAAAACAGAATATTGGAAAGATGGGAAAATGAACGAATTAATAGTAAAAATGCCAGAAGAATTTAGAACAGAGATTGAACAATTTAATGAGGATTTAAATAAACAATTAAATAACTTAAACTATTTAGTTGAAGAATATTTAACTACTTCCAAGAATAATAGCCAAGATAGAAAATCCTTTGCTATTCATCTAACTAAAAACGCCCCAAAAGAATACTTTTCATTAGTATTTAAAGGCTATGACAATAAACTCTCACTAGATGACATAAGAGAGCATATTTATAGAAATTACAGAGATTACGTTTTTAATGGAGTGAAATAA
- a CDS encoding AAA family ATPase, translated as MSTFIMLMGLPAGGKSTFAHQLSNIHDAVILSSDDMRKELLGDAKIQADHQMIFSELNRRANDYLSQGKTVIYDSTNLNRKRRKHLINHVINANNKVCYYINSQLETCIRRDAKRSRTVGNEVIKRMYKNLHIPVVNEGWDDVRFVYESNDTSIDDQKTRIKQCLFDGPNHDDLMEALMKLIPEFKVIYNLSQDSSYHSFSVSRHTYYAYKHVLDHYTGVNKLEMLWASLFHDLGKGFCKSFRNYKGEETRYANFIGHEFVSSQLAAHYLNSLGYSQQFIFSVVTLVQFHMVPLNASEKKMKETEKLIGSELYDDLLFLHEADTLAK; from the coding sequence ATGTCAACTTTTATTATGCTTATGGGCTTACCGGCAGGTGGAAAAAGTACATTTGCACATCAACTATCTAACATACATGATGCAGTTATTTTATCGTCGGATGATATGAGGAAAGAACTACTTGGGGATGCTAAAATTCAAGCAGATCATCAAATGATTTTTTCTGAATTAAATAGAAGAGCAAATGATTACCTTAGTCAGGGTAAAACCGTTATTTATGATTCTACAAATTTAAATAGAAAACGAAGAAAACATCTGATTAATCATGTGATAAATGCAAATAACAAAGTTTGTTACTATATTAACAGCCAACTAGAGACTTGTATTCGACGAGATGCAAAAAGAAGTAGAACGGTAGGAAATGAAGTAATTAAAAGAATGTATAAAAATTTACATATACCTGTAGTAAATGAAGGCTGGGATGATGTTCGATTTGTTTATGAAAGTAATGATACTAGTATAGATGATCAAAAAACGAGAATTAAGCAATGCTTATTTGATGGGCCTAACCATGATGACTTAATGGAAGCACTTATGAAGCTTATTCCTGAGTTTAAGGTAATATATAATCTCTCACAAGATTCAAGCTATCACTCGTTCTCTGTTAGTCGACATACGTACTATGCCTATAAACATGTACTTGATCACTATACAGGGGTAAACAAATTAGAAATGTTATGGGCTAGTTTATTTCATGATTTAGGAAAGGGATTTTGTAAGTCATTTAGGAACTATAAAGGGGAAGAAACAAGATATGCAAATTTTATCGGTCATGAATTCGTTTCCTCCCAATTGGCAGCCCATTACTTGAATTCTTTGGGCTATAGCCAACAGTTTATTTTCAGCGTAGTAACGTTAGTCCAATTTCATATGGTTCCCTTAAATGCAAGTGAGAAGAAAATGAAGGAAACTGAAAAATTAATTGGAAGTGAATTATACGATGATTTATTGTTTCTTCATGAAGCAGATACATTGGCTAAATAA
- a CDS encoding DinB family protein produces the protein MKLTKEILLAQIKACYHQPTWFVSLDTSIADITEEEALWKRDEMPNSIFEIVTHLLYYNERYLHHIKGMELPESLQNNDETFSIFEDISWEVLVSRIHAVMSEWITVVEQSDEDQLEAYCEDIMHMANHTIHHTGQIVYIRKLQGSWDEEKGVS, from the coding sequence ATGAAGTTGACGAAAGAAATTCTACTAGCCCAAATAAAGGCTTGCTACCATCAACCTACTTGGTTTGTTTCTTTGGATACAAGCATTGCTGACATCACTGAAGAGGAAGCGTTATGGAAACGGGATGAGATGCCGAATTCTATCTTTGAAATCGTCACACATCTTCTCTATTATAATGAACGATATTTACATCACATAAAAGGCATGGAACTTCCGGAGAGCTTACAAAATAATGACGAAACATTCAGCATCTTTGAAGACATAAGCTGGGAGGTATTGGTTTCAAGAATACATGCAGTGATGTCTGAATGGATAACGGTTGTGGAACAATCGGATGAAGATCAACTTGAAGCTTATTGTGAAGATATTATGCATATGGCGAACCATACAATCCATCATACTGGACAGATTGTTTATATACGAAAACTACAAGGGTCATGGGACGAGGAAAAGGGTGTTTCTTAA
- a CDS encoding CocE/NonD family hydrolase, whose amino-acid sequence MSTYLHSTIFHYYRAGVYEGKIQFQEKQIMHAKVDKRRRTQMQENVMPSGYQASIPFQKIHDTIAHYTDANWEGREITLGNGDHYKKHIQYSAVVSDQEVVAQVWAMRNDTAVDIVTVEGNVIGFVCPNRNGMEILVKAGYEKCTPLVGYDDPLLSKPLYGVNDLGTFLVPMRDGVKLATDVYLPEGINHGEQVPTILIRTCYDRHMKKESLLHWVHKGYAVVNQDVRGRADSEGELVPFYYEREDGSDTIDWIIEQGWSDGNVGMWGASYLGYVVVSAATSGHPNLKAVVDEVNVGSPFIDTVRRGGTVCSWPLLSWTLAQSVGTRTDFSIFAGDSVSVEEAVDARPITDIPQKIIGKNSSPWDIWSQHPEYDDFWRNCTFTERGHQVDVPMFVISGWYDGDSPGISETWRMLSEHNVANRKIWLGPWEHNPNRARDYQGVSFSNDAVVYNYDINVLKWFDRFLKGIENGIDQEPRATYYVVGDNEWKTSDDWTPEEASVTSYYLGSNGGANSSLGDGVLLPNIDSQLSTEDQYVYDPEQPFEYSGYREPENLNKIERRHDLLVYTSEALQEDIVVAGELSVEIYASSTGKDTDWVVTLSDVDEKGNSIRISNYIMRAKYRKGFDQPELLTPGKVEKYDIFMQNVAHTFKKGHKMRFSITSSSKYIAFPNTNTGLNPYEDKEPIKANQKVYHSKEYPSHIKLPIIK is encoded by the coding sequence GTGAGTACATATTTACATTCAACAATCTTTCATTATTATCGTGCAGGGGTTTACGAAGGAAAAATTCAGTTTCAGGAAAAGCAAATAATGCATGCAAAAGTTGACAAGCGTAGGCGGACACAAATGCAGGAAAATGTGATGCCGTCCGGTTATCAAGCAAGTATCCCTTTTCAAAAAATCCATGATACGATCGCTCATTATACGGATGCGAATTGGGAAGGTCGTGAAATAACGCTTGGAAATGGGGATCATTATAAAAAGCATATCCAGTATTCTGCCGTCGTTTCAGATCAGGAAGTCGTTGCCCAAGTATGGGCGATGAGGAACGATACAGCGGTTGATATTGTCACTGTAGAAGGAAACGTGATTGGGTTTGTCTGTCCGAACCGAAATGGAATGGAGATTTTAGTAAAAGCAGGGTATGAAAAATGTACACCTCTCGTTGGGTACGATGATCCTTTATTATCAAAGCCATTATATGGAGTCAATGACCTCGGCACTTTTTTAGTTCCAATGCGAGATGGAGTAAAATTGGCGACAGATGTATACTTACCTGAAGGAATCAATCATGGTGAACAAGTTCCCACCATCCTTATAAGAACTTGTTATGACCGTCATATGAAGAAGGAGTCTCTGCTTCACTGGGTTCATAAAGGCTATGCAGTAGTGAATCAAGATGTGCGTGGACGTGCAGATTCAGAAGGGGAATTGGTTCCGTTTTATTATGAACGTGAAGATGGAAGCGATACGATTGACTGGATTATTGAGCAAGGGTGGTCCGATGGGAATGTTGGTATGTGGGGTGCCTCATATTTAGGATATGTCGTTGTGTCAGCAGCTACGAGTGGGCATCCAAATTTAAAAGCGGTTGTGGATGAAGTAAATGTTGGTTCGCCGTTTATTGATACCGTTCGTAGAGGTGGAACGGTTTGTTCATGGCCATTATTAAGCTGGACGCTTGCCCAATCAGTAGGAACAAGAACGGATTTTAGCATTTTTGCTGGCGATTCGGTAAGTGTAGAGGAAGCGGTGGATGCAAGACCTATTACGGATATTCCACAAAAAATAATCGGCAAAAATTCAAGCCCTTGGGATATTTGGAGTCAGCACCCAGAATACGATGATTTTTGGCGGAACTGTACCTTCACTGAAAGAGGACATCAAGTGGATGTGCCTATGTTTGTCATTTCAGGCTGGTACGATGGCGATAGTCCAGGCATCTCGGAGACGTGGCGAATGCTGTCTGAACATAATGTGGCGAATCGTAAAATTTGGTTAGGTCCGTGGGAGCATAACCCTAACCGAGCAAGAGATTACCAAGGAGTCTCATTCAGTAATGATGCGGTCGTTTACAATTATGATATTAATGTTCTTAAATGGTTTGACCGCTTTTTGAAAGGAATCGAAAATGGGATCGACCAAGAACCACGAGCGACTTATTATGTTGTCGGTGACAATGAATGGAAAACATCAGATGACTGGACGCCAGAAGAAGCGTCTGTAACGTCCTATTATTTAGGAAGTAACGGAGGAGCAAATTCAAGTCTCGGGGATGGGGTGTTACTCCCTAATATAGACAGTCAATTGTCCACCGAGGATCAATATGTTTATGACCCTGAACAGCCTTTTGAATACAGTGGCTATCGTGAACCAGAAAATTTAAATAAAATTGAACGAAGACATGACCTTCTTGTTTATACAAGTGAAGCGTTACAGGAAGATATCGTGGTGGCAGGTGAGCTGTCGGTCGAAATCTACGCTTCTAGTACTGGAAAGGATACCGATTGGGTTGTCACATTAAGCGATGTGGATGAGAAGGGAAATTCCATTCGTATTTCGAATTACATCATGAGAGCAAAATATCGGAAAGGCTTTGATCAACCAGAGCTGTTAACACCAGGAAAAGTAGAGAAATATGATATCTTTATGCAAAATGTGGCCCATACGTTTAAGAAAGGGCATAAGATGAGATTTTCTATTACTTCTTCTAGTAAGTACATTGCTTTTCCTAATACGAATACAGGATTAAACCCATATGAGGATAAGGAACCGATCAAGGCAAATCAAAAGGTATACCATAGTAAAGAATATCCTAGCCATATTAAACTACCGATAATAAAATAA
- a CDS encoding dipeptidase yields MNESYEGLYPFDLTQEQEERARKIHEESIVIDMLFQGPLSPNAIPDSIADKLKEMCEEYADDPMTYSRMPSKLIMAMSKNGELPAFKEEWYQSGITAGNRQLSLSSQESIITSIADVQSQFDAFDWLTKAKTANDIRNAKANHLKAGIISAQETDGLGKNLAFLDSLYDFGLRMLQLTYNNQNQIGAGCAEQANGGVTNFGVQFIHKLNELGILVDTSHCGKQTTLDACSHSNHPVVASHTGVENLFNHMRCKSDDEIKAIAKTGGVIGVFAMPWFVHDDPNDTTLDHVLDHIDYIVDLVGIDHVGIGTDWPMSDVTWSLVYFKEHIAPKLGFKKGNGPSTETVKGLEKYGYFINFTRGLVKRGYTDQDIQKIIGGNWLRVFEEVCG; encoded by the coding sequence GTGAATGAATCATACGAAGGATTATATCCATTTGACTTAACTCAAGAGCAGGAGGAAAGAGCTAGAAAGATTCATGAAGAAAGCATTGTGATCGATATGCTGTTTCAAGGGCCACTGTCCCCTAACGCGATTCCAGATAGTATAGCGGACAAGCTGAAGGAGATGTGTGAGGAATATGCCGATGATCCAATGACATATAGCAGAATGCCAAGCAAATTAATTATGGCCATGTCGAAGAACGGGGAATTGCCGGCATTTAAAGAAGAATGGTATCAATCTGGTATCACAGCCGGAAACAGGCAACTAAGCTTATCTAGTCAAGAAAGCATCATAACAAGTATAGCTGATGTACAATCCCAATTTGATGCTTTTGATTGGTTAACGAAGGCGAAAACAGCGAATGATATCAGAAATGCGAAAGCGAATCATTTAAAAGCAGGGATTATATCTGCACAAGAAACCGACGGATTAGGAAAGAATTTAGCTTTTCTTGATTCTCTTTATGATTTTGGCTTACGAATGTTACAGCTTACTTACAATAACCAAAATCAGATTGGAGCAGGGTGTGCGGAGCAAGCAAACGGCGGCGTTACAAACTTTGGCGTTCAATTTATTCATAAATTAAACGAGCTTGGTATTTTAGTCGATACGAGCCATTGCGGAAAACAAACGACTTTAGACGCTTGTTCCCATTCGAACCATCCTGTTGTTGCTTCTCATACGGGTGTTGAAAATCTGTTTAATCATATGCGTTGTAAAAGTGACGATGAGATAAAAGCGATTGCGAAAACCGGTGGTGTCATTGGTGTATTTGCGATGCCATGGTTTGTACATGATGACCCTAATGATACGACATTAGACCATGTACTCGATCATATCGATTACATTGTTGATTTAGTTGGTATTGATCATGTTGGAATCGGAACAGACTGGCCGATGAGTGATGTTACATGGTCATTGGTTTATTTCAAAGAACATATTGCTCCTAAATTAGGGTTTAAGAAAGGAAATGGACCTTCGACTGAAACAGTAAAGGGTTTAGAAAAGTACGGTTACTTCATTAATTTCACAAGGGGACTAGTGAAAAGAGGGTATACCGATCAAGATATCCAAAAAATTATTGGTGGAAATTGGTTAAGAGTGTTTGAAGAAGTATGCGGTTAG
- a CDS encoding ornithine cyclodeaminase family protein, translated as MLFINQEQVKQMLSMEKCITIMEKVLVDLSNGETVQPLRTAIPVNQNNLLGLMPGILKKEEVVGTKLITIFPENHKEGLPSHQGVVIIFDAKDGKMKAVVDGSEITAIRTAAASAVATNYLANPHSEVLTIIGTGEQARTHLEAMLLIRPIKKVNVWSKRQEKARQFKKEMEEKHGVEITIFHSVEEAVQHADIICTVTSSTVPILDGSWVKKGAHVNAVGACRPMDRELDSDLVKNAHFYVDRLESAVNESGDYLIPLKEGVIDETHILGEIGDVIKQTVQGRQAEDNITIFESLGLAVEDLAVAEFLYQEASIERENVEGE; from the coding sequence TTGTTATTTATAAATCAAGAGCAAGTGAAACAAATGCTTTCTATGGAAAAATGTATAACGATCATGGAAAAGGTGTTAGTCGATTTATCAAATGGAGAAACGGTTCAACCTCTTCGAACGGCCATTCCCGTCAATCAAAACAATTTATTAGGGTTAATGCCTGGGATTTTGAAAAAAGAAGAAGTAGTTGGGACAAAATTAATAACGATTTTCCCAGAAAATCATAAAGAAGGATTGCCCTCTCATCAAGGGGTGGTAATTATATTTGATGCTAAAGATGGTAAGATGAAAGCCGTTGTCGATGGTTCTGAAATTACAGCCATTAGAACGGCGGCAGCAAGTGCTGTCGCGACGAATTATTTAGCAAACCCTCATTCAGAAGTGTTAACCATTATTGGAACGGGTGAGCAAGCTAGAACCCACTTGGAGGCCATGCTTCTAATTAGACCAATAAAAAAAGTAAATGTGTGGAGTAAACGCCAAGAAAAAGCACGCCAATTTAAAAAAGAGATGGAAGAAAAGCATGGTGTTGAGATAACGATATTTCATTCTGTTGAAGAAGCTGTTCAACACGCGGATATCATTTGTACAGTTACGTCATCAACCGTTCCGATCCTTGATGGGTCTTGGGTGAAAAAGGGAGCACACGTGAATGCTGTAGGAGCGTGTCGCCCAATGGACAGAGAACTAGATTCAGACCTTGTAAAAAACGCACATTTTTATGTAGATCGATTGGAGTCAGCTGTAAATGAATCCGGTGACTATTTAATTCCCTTAAAAGAGGGTGTGATCGATGAGACTCATATTCTTGGTGAAATCGGGGATGTCATAAAGCAAACGGTTCAAGGAAGGCAGGCGGAAGATAATATTACAATCTTTGAATCGCTCGGGCTAGCTGTGGAGGATTTGGCTGTTGCAGAGTTTTTATACCAAGAAGCATCAATAGAAAGGGAGAATGTTGAAGGTGAATGA